TGCGCGCACGACTGGGACGGCGCCCGCGGCGGCGTCTCGGATGACGCGCTCGACGGCGTCGACGCCGTCATACACCTCGCGGGTGAGCCCGTGGCGGGGCGCTGGACCCCGGAGAAGAGACACAAGATCGAGTCGAGCCGGGTCGAGGGCACCCGCCGCATCGTCGACGCGATCGAGCGCGCCGACCCGCGGCCCCGCACGCTGATCTGCGCGAGCGCCATCGGCTACTACGGGGACCGTGGCGAGGAGACCCTCACCGAGTCGAGCGAGCCGGGCGACGACTTCCTCGCGCGGGTCTGCAAGGGCTGGGAGGCCGAGGCGCGTCGCGCCGGCGCGCTCGGCGTCCGGGTGGTGCGCCTGCGCATCGGGCTCGTGATGGGCGATGGCGGCGGCGCGCTCGACGCGATGCTCCCCCTCTTCAAGGCCGGGCTCGGCGGACGCCTGGGCGACGGTCAGCAGTGGTGGCCGTGGATCCACCGGGACGACGTGGTGGGGCTGGTCGTGCATGCCCTCGAGACGCAGACCATGCAGGGCGTCTACAACGCCGTCGCCCCCGAGCCCGTGCGGCAGGGCGAGTTCGCCAAGACCCTCGCCGAGGTGCTCCACCGACCCGCGGTGGTGCCCGCGCCCGCGTTCGCGATCAAGACCGTGCTCGGCGGCTTCGCCGATGAGCTGCTCGCGTCGCGCCGCGTCGTGCCCGAGCGGACCCTCGAGTCCGGCTTCGCCTACCGCCACACCTCGCTCGAAGAGGCGCTGCGCGAGGCGACCTGAAGTCAGCCCTCGAAGAGGGAGCCGATCCCGAGGACCGCGCCGAGGCCGAGCCCGTAGATGATGAAGATCGGCAGCACGATCGACAGGACCGCGAGGCCCAGGCCGACGACGACCACGACGTAGTCGACCCAGGTCGCCTTGGCCTTCGGGTCGTGGCGGTGCTTCTCGATGAGGTCGAGGTTGCGGCGGTTGCTGCGCCAGACGAGGTCGAACGCGTCGCCGATGAACGGGAGCAGGCCGCCGACGGTGTCGACCATGATGTTGACCACCATGCGGAGCAGCACGACGGTCGGCACCTTCTCGCGCAGGGCGAGGAAGAGCAGACCCATGGAGCCGGTCCCGGTGATCGCGTCGCCGGCGCCGGGCAGCACGAAGCCGAGGATCGGGTCGAGGCCGATGCCGATCTTGGTGCCCGGGATGCGGATGGCGTCGTCGAGCCCGCGCACGAAGCGCTCCGCCCAGGGTGAGATCGCGTCGGACGCGGCCTTGCGGAGCTCGGGCGAGACCTTCTCCCCCATCACGCGGTCGACCGCGCGATCGGCGGCGTCCTTGCTGCGGGTCTTCACTGCGTCGTCGGGGGTCATCAGGGCGCTCGTCGTCATTCTACCGCCTCGCCAGCCAGTTGCGGATCAGCGGCCAGACCGTGCGCGTCGCTTCCTTGCCGACCACCAGATCGATGTGGCCGAACGGAAACGTGCGGTAGGTCTTGTCGCGGCTCCGGCTCCTCTCGTAGGCGGGACGCACGGACGCCGGGGGCGCCAGCTTGTCCTCGCTACCAGCCACTACGAGCAGGGGGCGGTCGAGTATTTCAAACGCGGTGGAGTAGTCGATCATGCCGTCGGCGCTCTTGAACGCGTGGTCACGCCCGGCGCGGAGGATGTCGAGGGCCACCGCGATGGTCGAGCGATCGAACGTGCGGTGCAGATACTCCTCGAGCACGTCCGGCTCGACGGTGTCGGGCGCCCAGGCGCGGATGGGGAGCGGGAGGAGCCGCGCGTTCCAGAGCCCCTTTCGGCGATTGAGGTGTCGGCCGACGATGCGCGAGGGGACGGCGGGGTTGTTGTCGAACAGGCCCGTCCAGCGCACCGCCGCCGCCAGCTCGCGCAGCCCGAACAGCACCGCCGAGCCCTGACCGAAGACGTAGGGGGAGCCGAGGCTGACGATGCCGCGCACCTGATCGCGGAGCCGCGTCCCGCCCGCGAAGTAGCTGATCAGCCCGCCCATCGAGTGGCCGACGAGGAACAGGCGGCGCTCGCCGCTCAGCGCGCGCGCCTCCTCGACGAAGTGCGGGAGGTCCTCGCGGATGAAGTCGTCCATCGCGCGCGGGGAGGGCGCCCCGAAGCGCCGCGAGCGACCGTGACCGCGGAGATCGACGTTGAAGACGTCCCAGCCGTCGTCGGCCAGGTAGTTCACGAAGGAGCGCCGGCTCGAGTGCCAGGTGTATCGGTTCTGCGCGTAGCCGTGCACGAGGATCACCGCCCCGCGCGTCTTGGCGGGCGGAGGCAGGCGCTTGCGCACCATCCCCAGCGGGTGCTGGCCGGGCGTCATCACCACCTCCTTGACGAAGGTGCGGCGCTCGGCGCCGTCGATGGCCTGCTCGACGATCTCGGTGCGGAGGATCACCGCTCCCTCCGCGAGGGTCTCTGGGCCGCGTACGCGACCGGCTGCCCCCCCCGAGGCGACGGGTTGTCCAACATCCGCGCGGAGGATAGCACCGTGCGGCCGCTCGCCGTATCATCCAGCCGTGCGCGCCTCTTCCTTCGTCGTCCCTCTCCTCACCGCCCTCCTCGTGGCGCAGACCGCGGCCGCCCAGGCGGCGCCCTCACGGGACCGCGTGCGACAGCTCTTGTCGGGGATCGAGGACGTGCCGAGCGACGCGGACTGGCAGCGGCTCGGCGACGGCGCGCTCCCCGTGCTGATCGATCTCTACGCGGACGGAGACGAGGCGCCGTACGTGCGCTTGCGCGCGGTCGACGCGGTCGCGGCGTTCCCGCGGACCGCCACGCGCACCTTCCTGCTCGCAGTGGCGCAGGCGGAGGGGCAGAGCGATCTCTTCGTGCGGCAGGCGGTGCTCGCGCTCGCGCGCGGCTTCGGTCGCGCCGCGCTCTCGGACCTCCGCCCCTTCCTCGCGCACGACGAGGCCGTGGTCCGCGAGGCCGCCGCGCGGGCGCTCGGGGGCATCGGTGGCGACGAGGCCACGGCGGCGCTGCGAGCCCGACTCGAGGTCGAGCGGGATCGCGTCGTGCGAGAAGCCCTCCAGGGCGGCTTGCGCTGACGACCCACAGGCGGTTAAGAGGGCCAGGATGGATCTCAAGAAGCTACTCACGCAGCAGGGCATGAAGCTCATTCAAGACCCCCGGGTCGCGAAGCTCATGCAGGACGAGCGCGTCATGAAGATGATGATGCAGGCCTTCCAGGCGCGCTCGAAGGCGCAGGAGGGCTTCGACGAGAGCGTCGAGAAGATGGCCAAGCGCCTCGGGCTCGTCACCAAGAACGAGGTCCGTGAGCTCAAGCGCTCGATGCGAAAGCTCGAGACGCAGCTCAAGAAGGCGAAGAAGGAAGCCGCCGAGGCGAAGCGCGCGGCGACCGGCGAGGATTGAGCCGGCCGGGCGGGGGTGGCACCCTGGACGCAGATGGTTGAATCTGCTTCGCCGCTCCCCGTCAGAGGCTCCATGCGAGCTCGCGCCCGTTCCGTTCGCGCCTTCTGCATTCGCGGCCTGGCCGCCCTCGTCGCCGTGGCCCTGATGGGCATCGTGGGCGTCGACGCGGCCGAAGCGCAGCGCCGCGGTCGCCGCCGCGCCCCGCCCACGCCGGCTCAGGTCGAGCAGGCCCGCGAGCTCTTCGTCCAGGGCAGCCAGCACTACCAGGCGGGCCGCCTCGACCAGGCGCTCGAGTCCTTCCTCGCCGCCTGGCGCGCGGTGCCGAGCCCCGAGCTCGCCTACAACGTCGCGCGCACCTACGAGCGCATGGGCGAGGCGCAGCGAGGCATCGAGTTCTACCGGCACTACCTCCGCCGCGCCGCGCCCGACGCCGCCGAGCGGGAGGAGGTCGAGGGGCGCATCCGAGAGCTCGAGGCGATCGCGCAGCGCCAGCGCGACCAGATCATGACGGCGCCGCCCTCGGACGACGCGCTCACCCAGGAGGCGCGCACCTTCTTCGAGCGCGGCGTGGCGATGTTCCGTCGGCGTCAGTACGAGGCGGCGATGGCGGCCTTCACCGCCGCGTACAACTTCGCGCGCCTCCCCGAGGTCATCTACAACCTCGCGGTGACGGCCGAGCGGCTCGAGCGGACGCAGGACGCCATCGACTACTTCCGCGAGTACGCGCGGCTCCTCCCGCGCGAGTCGGCCGAGCGCGCGATCGTCGATCGCCGCGTGCGCGAGCTGCGGGCCCAGCGCTGAGGCGTGGCGACTTGACAGGAGACCTCCGCGGGCGCTAGAAGCCCGTCGGCTGAATCGTCATTCAGCCACTCTCCGGACAGCACGTCCCACCCATCAGGAGGTCCACCGACATGCCCGACCCCAAGACCGACTTCGAGAAGAACCTGCCCGAGAAGATCTCGTCGGATCCCGACAACGCGAAGAGCATCGACGCGGTGTTCCTCTTCAAGATCTCCGGCGACGAAGGCGGCACGTGGACGGTGAACTGCAAGGACGACCCGGGCGTGAAGGAGGGCGAGTCCGGTGACCCGGACTGCACCCTCGAGCTCACCTCCGAGGACTGGCAGACGATCAGCGACAACCCGTCCTCGGCCATGCAGCTCTACTTCCAGGGCAAGCTGAAGGTGTCCGGCGACGCGATGAAGGCGACGAAGCTGCAGCAGCTTCTTGGTTAGGAGGGCCTGAACGCAGGCCCTCCCCCCATTGGGCAAAGCGCCAATGGGGCCCCCCTCCCGACTACGGCGCGTCGCGCGCTCCGCGCGCTCGGTCGCCGACCCCAGCGCGGGGCGCTGGGGCCCCCGCGGCTCGCGCTTTCGCTTCGCGAAAGCTGGCCGGCGTTTCTTGTAGGAGGGCCTGAACGCAGGCCCTCCCCCCATGGGGCGAAGCGCCCATGGGGCCCCCCTCCCGACTACGGCGATTC
The Sandaracinaceae bacterium DNA segment above includes these coding regions:
- a CDS encoding TIGR01777 family oxidoreductase, which translates into the protein MSQRILITGVTGFVGAPLAARLHETGHTLVGLSRNAVKARAKVPSLECAHDWDGARGGVSDDALDGVDAVIHLAGEPVAGRWTPEKRHKIESSRVEGTRRIVDAIERADPRPRTLICASAIGYYGDRGEETLTESSEPGDDFLARVCKGWEAEARRAGALGVRVVRLRIGLVMGDGGGALDAMLPLFKAGLGGRLGDGQQWWPWIHRDDVVGLVVHALETQTMQGVYNAVAPEPVRQGEFAKTLAEVLHRPAVVPAPAFAIKTVLGGFADELLASRRVVPERTLESGFAYRHTSLEEALREAT
- a CDS encoding DUF4112 domain-containing protein; its protein translation is MTTSALMTPDDAVKTRSKDAADRAVDRVMGEKVSPELRKAASDAISPWAERFVRGLDDAIRIPGTKIGIGLDPILGFVLPGAGDAITGTGSMGLLFLALREKVPTVVLLRMVVNIMVDTVGGLLPFIGDAFDLVWRSNRRNLDLIEKHRHDPKAKATWVDYVVVVVGLGLAVLSIVLPIFIIYGLGLGAVLGIGSLFEG
- a CDS encoding alpha/beta fold hydrolase — encoded protein: MILRTEIVEQAIDGAERRTFVKEVVMTPGQHPLGMVRKRLPPPAKTRGAVILVHGYAQNRYTWHSSRRSFVNYLADDGWDVFNVDLRGHGRSRRFGAPSPRAMDDFIREDLPHFVEEARALSGERRLFLVGHSMGGLISYFAGGTRLRDQVRGIVSLGSPYVFGQGSAVLFGLRELAAAVRWTGLFDNNPAVPSRIVGRHLNRRKGLWNARLLPLPIRAWAPDTVEPDVLEEYLHRTFDRSTIAVALDILRAGRDHAFKSADGMIDYSTAFEILDRPLLVVAGSEDKLAPPASVRPAYERSRSRDKTYRTFPFGHIDLVVGKEATRTVWPLIRNWLARR
- a CDS encoding HEAT repeat domain-containing protein — protein: MRASSFVVPLLTALLVAQTAAAQAAPSRDRVRQLLSGIEDVPSDADWQRLGDGALPVLIDLYADGDEAPYVRLRAVDAVAAFPRTATRTFLLAVAQAEGQSDLFVRQAVLALARGFGRAALSDLRPFLAHDEAVVREAAARALGGIGGDEATAALRARLEVERDRVVREALQGGLR
- a CDS encoding SCP2 sterol-binding domain-containing protein, whose protein sequence is MPDPKTDFEKNLPEKISSDPDNAKSIDAVFLFKISGDEGGTWTVNCKDDPGVKEGESGDPDCTLELTSEDWQTISDNPSSAMQLYFQGKLKVSGDAMKATKLQQLLG